The Paenibacillus sp. genomic sequence GTTTGGCATGTTCGGCCGAAAGTCGGCGAATACTACATCGAGAACACCGACGGAAGGAGTGAGCGGGAAGATGGCGAACGGCAACAACAACAACGATTCGATGGCGCAGCGGCGTCACGAGCGGGAAAACGACGCGCGCCGGGGCAACGAGGACAAGGTGCCCGGCATCGACAAGAAGCTGAACGGACCGAACCGCCCGGCGGAATAAGGGAGGGGGACGGCTTGATGAGGAAGGACTCTACGACGAAAAAGGACGAGGTAACGAAGGTCGTCGTCGGCGGTCAGGAAACCGACGACATGGGCGCGAGCGTCACCGCCGATCGGGCAGGCCGCCCGGACGCCGCCGCGGACGCCGACGCCCCGGAAGAGGTCATCGCTTCGCTCGGCGACCCGGCGCTCGATCCGTTCGAGATCGAGTTCGCGCCGGAGCACCGGGAAGGGCGCGGACCGCGCGGCGCGTTCGTGAACGAGCACGGCGTCGTCATCGGCGACCACGATTACGAATCGCCCCAATCCCCGTTGGAGAATTGGTCGAAGGATACCGATCCGACGGTCATGGCCGGGGACGAGTGGGTGCATCCGTATAAAGATATCGGGTTCCGAACCGAGGAAAACCGGGACTACTTCGAGAACAACGTTCCGCCGAAGGGCGGCATCTACATGCATCCGACGATCGACGCGGCGTATCCGTACAACGCAGAGGACGAAGTCGGCGAAGGCGAGAAGGCGGAGCGAGGCGGCGGCGCGTCCTCTTGAGGCCTGCGGGGGGCCGCGGACCTTGAAGGACCGCCAGTCCGACTAACGACAGGCGGGGCGGAACATGGTATAATAAACTTGGCAAACGCCAATGTTAACATATACCATGCCAGGGAGCGTGATATCCATGTCGATTACCTTCGAGATGTATATGAACGATTACATCCAACCGATGCGCGACGAGCTGACGCGGCTCGGCATTACGGAGCTCCGCACGCCGGAGG encodes the following:
- a CDS encoding DUF3905 domain-containing protein — translated: MRKDSTTKKDEVTKVVVGGQETDDMGASVTADRAGRPDAAADADAPEEVIASLGDPALDPFEIEFAPEHREGRGPRGAFVNEHGVVIGDHDYESPQSPLENWSKDTDPTVMAGDEWVHPYKDIGFRTEENRDYFENNVPPKGGIYMHPTIDAAYPYNAEDEVGEGEKAERGGGASS